The following are from one region of the Stanieria cyanosphaera PCC 7437 genome:
- a CDS encoding BCD family MFS transporter — protein sequence MSTGNFSDPSSPVINPSTRQVGMLTVFRLGLFNLALGLMAVLTLAVLNRVMISELGIPATITAGTLAMSQFVAPARVWFGQLSDSKPILGRHRTGYVLLGAITFSIAVFLAVQVVWQLGAIARANQGWLWNAQTIGWTGLLALIMAIYGLAVSSSSTPFTALLVDISDEDNRPKIVAVVWSMLMVGIVIGGITGSIVLKQIEAGGVQAGQIPLENLQAPINSIFSFIPFLVIALALIATWQVERKYSRFSARSSANNREDSITLRQALKILTASPQTGIFFCFLALFTISLFMQEAVLEPYGGEVFGMSIADTTKLNSYWGIGILLGYGTTGFLIIPRLGKKRTTKIGCLLVAVCFGLIILSGFTQNEMILKVAMVLFGIAAGVATIGGISLMLDLTAAETAGTFIGAWGLAQAMSRALATVAGGVVLDLGKAIFAVPVLAYGLVFGIQAVGMILAIALLNRVNVVEFQTTTRKAIATVMEGDLDG from the coding sequence ATGTCTACAGGTAATTTTTCTGATCCTTCTTCACCAGTAATTAATCCTTCAACTCGTCAAGTAGGAATGCTAACTGTATTTCGCCTTGGTTTATTTAATCTTGCTTTGGGATTAATGGCAGTTTTGACTTTAGCGGTGCTTAATCGAGTAATGATTAGTGAATTAGGTATTCCTGCTACTATTACGGCTGGAACTTTAGCCATGTCTCAATTTGTCGCGCCTGCTAGAGTTTGGTTTGGACAGTTATCTGATAGTAAGCCAATTTTGGGCAGACATCGTACGGGTTATGTTTTACTTGGTGCGATTACGTTTAGCATCGCAGTCTTTTTAGCAGTACAAGTAGTTTGGCAACTAGGTGCGATCGCTCGTGCTAATCAGGGTTGGCTTTGGAATGCTCAAACCATTGGCTGGACTGGATTACTCGCCTTAATTATGGCTATTTATGGATTAGCTGTCAGTTCTAGTTCAACTCCGTTTACTGCCTTACTGGTTGATATTTCTGATGAAGATAATCGTCCCAAAATTGTCGCGGTTGTTTGGTCAATGTTGATGGTAGGAATTGTAATTGGTGGTATTACTGGTAGCATTGTCCTGAAACAAATAGAAGCGGGTGGTGTACAAGCTGGTCAAATTCCTTTAGAAAATTTACAAGCTCCGATCAATTCTATTTTTAGTTTTATTCCTTTTTTAGTAATTGCTTTAGCTTTAATTGCGACTTGGCAAGTAGAACGAAAGTATTCGCGTTTTTCGGCGCGTTCTTCTGCTAATAATCGAGAAGATAGCATTACTTTAAGACAAGCTTTAAAGATTCTAACTGCTAGTCCCCAAACGGGGATATTTTTCTGCTTTTTAGCTTTATTTACGATCAGTTTATTTATGCAGGAAGCAGTTTTAGAACCCTATGGCGGTGAAGTTTTTGGGATGTCAATCGCTGATACGACTAAACTTAATTCTTATTGGGGAATTGGGATTTTGTTAGGTTATGGAACGACAGGTTTTTTAATTATTCCTCGCTTGGGTAAAAAACGAACTACTAAAATTGGTTGTCTTCTGGTGGCTGTTTGCTTTGGGTTAATTATTTTATCGGGTTTTACTCAAAACGAAATGATTCTCAAAGTAGCAATGGTTTTATTTGGCATTGCAGCAGGAGTAGCTACCATTGGTGGAATTAGTTTAATGCTGGATTTAACCGCAGCCGAAACTGCCGGAACTTTTATCGGTGCTTGGGGATTAGCACAAGCTATGTCGAGAGCTTTAGCTACCGTTGCTGGTGGGGTAGTTTTAGATTTGGGTAAGGCAATTTTTGCTGTTCCTGTCTTAGCTTATGGTTTAGTTTTTGGAATTCAAGCAGTAGGAATGATCCTCGCTATTGCACTTTTGAACCGAGTTAACGTAGTCGAATTTCAAACGACAACCCGAAAAGCGATCGCAACTGTGATGGAAGGAGATTTGGATGGTTAA
- a CDS encoding carboxylate-amine ligase produces the protein MNETEEFTIGVEEEYQIINPQTGELCGRAEQIIGYARKTLDKEVVQPEMYLSQVEIATVVCQSLSEVHRELANCRRAVIEAAKQDGNAIAAAGTHPFSDWQKQELTPKRRYQNLQAELKQTIRELVIFGNHVHVGLKDKAIALQVINRARIWLSVLLALSANSPFWLGQATGYASYRTQMWSRLPLSGQPQFFNDYQEYTTLIEELISTGAIKDPTTIYWDIRLSEKFPTIEFRVTDICMTVEEAVTMAGLIRALVYTCYQEVINDESLIAVRPEILKTAHWCAARYGLTEHLVDVLEKVTLPASDLVNQFLDYLRPALEKFGDWEKVSASVQHTLEQGNGAQRQLEIYEKTGSYQEVVKYIVSQTQQGIIS, from the coding sequence ATGAACGAAACAGAAGAATTTACCATTGGTGTTGAAGAAGAATATCAGATTATTAATCCGCAAACGGGTGAACTTTGTGGTCGAGCCGAACAAATAATTGGTTATGCGCGAAAAACTCTAGACAAAGAGGTGGTACAGCCAGAAATGTACCTTTCTCAAGTAGAAATCGCCACAGTAGTTTGTCAATCATTATCAGAAGTACATCGAGAGTTAGCTAACTGTCGTCGAGCAGTAATCGAAGCAGCTAAACAAGATGGAAATGCCATTGCAGCAGCAGGAACTCATCCCTTTTCCGATTGGCAAAAGCAAGAACTTACACCCAAACGTCGTTATCAAAATTTGCAAGCCGAACTCAAACAAACCATCCGTGAATTGGTTATTTTTGGTAATCATGTTCATGTAGGTTTAAAGGATAAAGCGATCGCTCTTCAAGTAATTAATCGTGCTAGAATTTGGTTATCGGTATTATTGGCATTGTCTGCTAATTCGCCTTTTTGGTTGGGTCAAGCCACTGGTTATGCTAGTTATCGTACTCAAATGTGGTCGCGACTTCCTCTCTCAGGACAGCCTCAATTCTTTAACGATTATCAAGAGTACACAACTTTGATTGAAGAGTTAATTTCTACTGGTGCGATTAAAGATCCGACGACAATTTATTGGGATATTCGCTTATCTGAAAAGTTTCCTACTATTGAATTTCGCGTCACAGATATCTGTATGACTGTAGAAGAAGCAGTCACTATGGCTGGTCTAATTCGTGCTTTAGTTTACACTTGTTATCAAGAAGTTATTAATGATGAGTCTTTGATAGCAGTTCGCCCCGAAATTTTGAAGACTGCTCATTGGTGTGCTGCGCGTTATGGTTTGACGGAACATTTGGTTGATGTCCTCGAAAAAGTTACTCTTCCTGCTTCAGATTTAGTTAATCAATTTCTTGATTATTTACGTCCAGCTTTAGAAAAATTTGGTGACTGGGAAAAAGTTTCCGCTTCAGTTCAACACACCTTAGAACAAGGAAATGGCGCACAAAGACAATTAGAAATTTATGAAAAAACGGGTAGCTATCAAGAAGTAGTTAAATATATTGTGTCCCAAACCCAACAAGGAATAATCTCTTAA